In Desulfonatronovibrio magnus, a single genomic region encodes these proteins:
- a CDS encoding hybrid sensor histidine kinase/response regulator: MLDSDEEFFEELRKAFAVEAQDHLETITQGLLSMEEAPEDSSSKDTLEQIFRAAHSLKGAARAVNLSGVGSICQSLETVFSALQKGSLKLQKHDYDTLQQASGMLEEMLFSSQEKSEHSISMMTNSIDQIGLSKKPSSDRQPLFKLPRKEQSTEEQGETRQGILKEVKQDSSHQLDPVEDSSSKSPEQPSCDVVQADRSRPVMPDTIRVAASRLDFILMQSEELISIKLSSEQRLDQLREILEEFRPWKKEFSRISTELHARTHGSQMHSAFDKSGVWSKDEGIQKALDWSYSKVVGIESALQKLRKTLVSDMRSTKAMVDHVLDGTKSVLMLPFETLTRAFPKMVRDIARGQGKDAQLQVQGGQLELDKRILERIKDPLIHLVRNCVDHGLEEAETRQKLNKPEAGRVLLSISQVQGNMVRIEIRDDGRGIDVQKVKDAAVKNGLVSQEKAHSMDQQSALDLIFQSGISTSPIITDISGRGLGMAIVREAVDNLGGSISIETTKDAGTVYTILMPMTIAAFRGILVRECGHIFVVPTSNVDHVFRLGAEEVSKVENRETISFKGAPLSLVRLGILLGLDFDKSKESADESRMLTVVVMHSGQVRIAFVVDEIIKEQEVLFKSFGRQLKRVRNVSGATVLGSGLVATVLNVSDLLRSAAGYSSSVSPSPDKIKHQDRQKDVLVAEDSITSRMLLKNILTSAGYRVKTVVDGVAAYSALREETFDLVVSDVEMPGMNGFQLTEKIRSTRKTEELPVVLVTSLESREDRKKGIDVGADAYIVKSSFDQSNLIQVVKRLCG; encoded by the coding sequence ATGCTTGATTCAGATGAAGAATTTTTTGAAGAGTTGCGCAAAGCTTTTGCTGTAGAAGCACAGGATCATTTGGAAACAATCACCCAGGGGCTATTGTCCATGGAGGAAGCTCCAGAAGACTCATCCAGCAAAGATACCCTGGAACAAATTTTTCGTGCAGCACACAGTCTCAAGGGTGCTGCGAGAGCTGTTAATCTCAGTGGAGTTGGATCCATCTGTCAGTCCCTGGAGACTGTTTTCTCGGCCTTGCAAAAAGGTTCTTTAAAGTTACAAAAACATGATTACGACACTCTTCAGCAAGCATCAGGCATGCTTGAGGAGATGCTTTTTTCATCACAGGAAAAAAGTGAACATTCCATATCCATGATGACAAATTCTATAGATCAGATTGGATTATCAAAAAAGCCTTCATCAGATAGACAACCATTGTTCAAGCTTCCCAGGAAGGAGCAGAGCACAGAGGAGCAAGGCGAAACCAGGCAAGGAATATTAAAGGAAGTAAAGCAGGACAGTTCGCATCAGCTTGACCCGGTTGAAGACTCATCAAGCAAATCACCTGAGCAACCTTCCTGTGATGTTGTTCAGGCTGATCGCTCCAGACCAGTTATGCCGGATACTATCAGGGTAGCTGCTTCACGCCTTGATTTTATCCTGATGCAGTCTGAAGAGCTGATTTCCATTAAACTTTCATCAGAACAGCGTCTTGATCAATTAAGAGAGATTCTTGAAGAATTCAGACCCTGGAAAAAAGAGTTTTCCCGAATCAGTACAGAACTTCACGCTCGAACTCATGGGTCGCAAATGCACAGTGCATTCGATAAATCAGGTGTGTGGTCGAAAGATGAGGGTATTCAAAAAGCCTTGGACTGGAGTTATTCCAAGGTAGTGGGCATTGAGTCTGCTTTGCAAAAGTTGCGTAAAACCCTGGTCAGTGATATGCGCAGTACAAAAGCTATGGTGGACCATGTGCTGGATGGCACTAAGAGTGTTTTGATGCTCCCTTTTGAAACATTGACCCGAGCGTTTCCCAAGATGGTTCGTGATATCGCCAGAGGACAGGGCAAAGATGCACAATTACAAGTGCAGGGAGGACAATTAGAGTTAGATAAGCGCATCCTTGAGCGAATTAAGGATCCTCTGATCCACCTTGTTCGCAACTGCGTGGACCATGGACTTGAAGAGGCGGAAACAAGACAAAAGCTTAATAAACCTGAGGCAGGCAGGGTTTTGCTGAGTATTTCTCAAGTTCAGGGCAACATGGTTAGAATTGAAATCAGGGATGACGGCCGGGGAATAGATGTCCAGAAAGTTAAGGATGCTGCTGTGAAAAATGGACTTGTAAGTCAGGAAAAAGCACATTCCATGGATCAGCAGTCAGCCTTGGATCTTATCTTTCAGTCTGGTATCTCTACCAGTCCCATTATAACGGATATTTCCGGCAGAGGGTTGGGCATGGCCATAGTCAGAGAGGCTGTGGACAATTTAGGCGGCAGCATCTCAATAGAGACAACAAAAGATGCAGGCACAGTTTACACCATCCTCATGCCCATGACCATTGCCGCTTTTAGAGGAATCCTTGTTCGAGAGTGCGGTCATATTTTTGTTGTACCCACCTCCAATGTTGACCACGTTTTCAGGTTAGGCGCTGAAGAAGTCAGCAAGGTAGAAAATCGTGAGACCATATCCTTCAAGGGTGCACCACTATCTCTGGTACGTCTTGGTATCCTCCTTGGACTGGATTTTGATAAGTCTAAAGAAAGTGCTGATGAGTCCAGGATGCTTACTGTTGTGGTTATGCATTCAGGTCAGGTCAGGATTGCTTTTGTGGTGGATGAAATAATCAAGGAGCAGGAAGTTCTTTTCAAATCCTTTGGCAGGCAGCTAAAAAGGGTGCGTAATGTTTCAGGAGCCACTGTTCTTGGGTCAGGCTTGGTGGCCACTGTCCTTAATGTATCAGACCTGTTACGTTCTGCTGCAGGATACTCATCTTCGGTCAGTCCATCGCCGGATAAGATAAAGCATCAGGATCGTCAAAAGGATGTTCTGGTAGCAGAAGATTCCATTACATCAAGAATGCTGCTTAAAAATATACTTACATCGGCTGGATATAGAGTTAAGACAGTAGTGGACGGAGTTGCAGCTTATTCGGCATTAAGGGAGGAGACCTTTGATCTGGTGGTTTCTGATGTAGAAATGCCTGGAATGAACGGCTTCCAGCTCACTGAGAAAATCAGGTCCACCAGAAAAACTGAAGAACTGCCGGTGGTTCTGGTTACAAGTCTTGAGTCCCGGGAAGATCGCAAAAAAGGGATTGATGTGGGTGCGGATGCCTATATTGTTAAAAGCAGTTTTGATCAAAGTAACCTTATTCAGGTTGTAAAGCGTCTTTGTGGATGA
- a CDS encoding methyl-accepting chemotaxis protein: MKLFSIVDNVKIGKKLILGFGVIVLITLSLGVLAYFNAVEGEEALSDVGQNRLPAAESMMQMAVAAKEIIAAERTLMDLSLDRVYREQQFNDLVAALDRFEMARTEYDLLDKSQQAQQVWDELNEAWRELDAVNKTSFEQRRQLDQMDLGNPMDLARNLEQIRGAHYQLAAEATSSILTGQSFEALGYDECTYAEWQKEFTTQNPQVMSIIREMSIPHRRFHEAVNEVSLLVQNGRSDEAYEAYISLMQPAMEEVFGHLDDLLYEVQVALDLDNELNHHAMEVVLPLQLRFEMLLSRMTDLNNTEALSHVQSFNQRANYMRSTIMTAMLIGVGLAFLLAFLITRSLKNPIVTSSEILARINGGDVSFSFSEGLDKRGDEIGDLIRTMKTMSDNLSMQVRDILEVSSYLGSSSEEIAASISQVTSGAQETATSVMETTTTVEEVNQTSEATSTKAGEVAENARYGLQTAGTAQKSIEELNNGMQLINEQMTWISDTIMKLSEQSQTIGEITATVDDIAEQTNLLAVNASIEATKAGEHGKGFTVVAQEIKSLAEQSKQATKQVRAILGDIQKVTGAAVMATEKGAKAVEAGLGNVAATSDSIHALYKSFSDSAQSAAQIAAASKEQSAGVDQVNQAMESIREASEQNVASMKELETAALQLRDLGKKLKHLMEHYKT; encoded by the coding sequence ATGAAACTTTTTTCGATTGTAGATAATGTAAAGATTGGCAAAAAACTGATCCTGGGTTTTGGGGTTATTGTTTTAATTACCTTAAGTCTCGGAGTTCTGGCATATTTTAATGCTGTTGAGGGAGAAGAAGCCTTAAGCGATGTCGGTCAGAATCGACTTCCTGCTGCGGAAAGCATGATGCAAATGGCGGTTGCAGCCAAAGAAATCATTGCTGCTGAAAGAACTCTTATGGATCTTTCTCTTGACCGGGTGTATCGGGAGCAGCAGTTTAATGATCTTGTTGCCGCGCTGGACAGGTTTGAAATGGCAAGAACCGAATATGATCTTTTGGATAAAAGCCAGCAAGCGCAACAGGTATGGGATGAACTTAATGAAGCATGGAGAGAACTTGACGCTGTCAACAAAACAAGTTTTGAGCAGCGCAGACAGCTTGATCAAATGGATCTGGGCAATCCCATGGACCTGGCCCGTAACCTGGAGCAGATAAGAGGCGCTCATTATCAGCTCGCTGCTGAAGCCACCAGTTCCATCTTAACCGGCCAGAGTTTTGAGGCCCTGGGATATGATGAGTGCACTTACGCTGAATGGCAAAAAGAATTCACTACCCAGAATCCACAAGTTATGAGTATTATTAGAGAAATGAGTATACCTCACCGGCGGTTCCATGAAGCTGTTAACGAAGTGTCTCTACTTGTTCAAAACGGGAGAAGTGATGAGGCTTATGAAGCATATATTTCCTTAATGCAGCCAGCCATGGAAGAAGTTTTTGGTCACCTTGATGACTTGCTGTATGAAGTGCAGGTTGCCCTGGATCTGGATAATGAACTTAATCATCATGCCATGGAAGTTGTACTGCCGTTGCAACTCAGATTCGAAATGCTTCTTTCCAGAATGACTGACCTAAACAACACAGAAGCTTTGTCACATGTGCAAAGCTTTAATCAGCGGGCTAACTATATGCGTTCCACAATCATGACAGCCATGCTTATTGGAGTGGGCCTGGCCTTTTTGCTGGCCTTTCTTATTACCCGAAGCCTCAAGAACCCCATTGTAACCAGCTCAGAAATTCTTGCCAGGATCAACGGCGGTGATGTTTCCTTCAGTTTTTCTGAAGGTCTGGACAAGCGCGGTGATGAAATTGGTGACCTCATCAGGACAATGAAAACGATGAGTGACAACCTGAGTATGCAGGTCAGAGATATCCTGGAAGTTTCCAGCTATCTCGGCAGTTCATCCGAGGAAATCGCGGCCTCCATCTCTCAAGTCACTTCAGGAGCCCAGGAAACAGCAACTTCTGTAATGGAAACCACTACTACAGTGGAAGAGGTTAACCAGACTTCAGAAGCCACCAGTACCAAGGCAGGAGAGGTGGCTGAAAATGCCCGTTATGGTTTGCAGACAGCAGGTACAGCACAAAAATCAATTGAGGAGCTTAATAATGGCATGCAATTGATCAATGAACAAATGACCTGGATATCCGATACCATTATGAAACTTAGCGAACAGAGTCAGACTATTGGCGAGATAACAGCCACAGTGGATGATATAGCTGAGCAGACAAATTTGCTGGCAGTCAATGCATCCATTGAAGCCACCAAAGCTGGAGAACATGGTAAAGGATTTACTGTGGTTGCACAGGAAATCAAGAGCCTTGCTGAGCAGTCCAAGCAGGCAACTAAGCAGGTCAGAGCTATTCTGGGGGATATTCAAAAGGTGACAGGCGCAGCTGTGATGGCCACAGAAAAGGGTGCCAAGGCCGTTGAGGCCGGACTTGGTAATGTGGCTGCCACCAGTGATTCCATTCATGCTCTGTATAAAAGTTTTTCAGATTCAGCCCAGTCTGCTGCTCAGATTGCTGCTGCAAGTAAAGAACAGTCTGCCGGAGTGGATCAAGTTAACCAAGCTATGGAAAGTATACGAGAAGCCAGTGAGCAGAATGTTGCAAGCATGAAGGAGCTGGAGACTGCAGCATTGCAGCTCAGGGATCTTGGCAAAAAGCTAAAACATCTGATGGAACATTACAAAACGTGA
- a CDS encoding chemotaxis protein CheW yields the protein MEEKQKILRKRAKALARLSMEDALEEHLLEVVQFRLARENYALESAYIREVVNFSGLTPVPCTPSFIAGIINLRGQIVSVVDLKVLFDLPLSAPPDSAKVIILNHNEMEMGLLVDKLKGATAFAIDLIQPSPSSLTDKTQAYLKGVFGRDVAVLDAKAVLSDESLIVDEDVGA from the coding sequence ATGGAAGAAAAACAGAAGATACTCCGTAAAAGGGCTAAAGCTCTGGCCAGATTGAGCATGGAAGATGCGCTTGAAGAGCATTTACTCGAAGTGGTCCAGTTCAGGCTGGCCCGGGAAAATTATGCTCTTGAATCTGCTTATATTCGCGAAGTTGTTAATTTTTCAGGACTGACTCCTGTTCCTTGCACGCCGTCTTTTATTGCAGGTATCATAAACCTTAGAGGGCAGATAGTATCGGTTGTGGATTTAAAGGTTCTGTTTGATCTTCCACTTAGCGCCCCTCCTGATAGCGCCAAAGTTATTATTCTTAACCATAATGAAATGGAAATGGGGCTTCTGGTTGATAAGCTGAAAGGAGCAACAGCCTTTGCTATAGACTTGATCCAGCCAAGCCCTTCTTCTTTGACTGACAAAACTCAAGCCTACCTCAAGGGAGTGTTTGGAAGAGATGTGGCAGTTTTGGATGCTAAGGCTGTTTTATCGGATGAATCTTTGATTGTTGATGAAGATGTTGGTGCATAA
- a CDS encoding CheR family methyltransferase — protein MNHQIPSCQLDKLGEIVADSIGFRYKPSKRKELFRGIQDLACQQNTDNVQEFCSNLTQSSLTQRQLEVLTHYLTVGETYFFREPKSLEAFKNAALPEISKHGLKNNKTLKIWSAGCSSGEEPYTIAILLDQLLSDARKWHTSIQGTDINWEALNKARAGIYTPWSFRNTSEDLKNRYFQKITTKKYAINSRFKQNVSFSYLNLASSSYPSLLNNIHSMDIIFCRNVMIYLKPDVVQRILEGFYRSLRPGGWLIVAPSETYSLLDSQFSSISLGGATIYRKTPKKTPVFFHQNVIPEQNLSALSASWTPTILKTESVNTKCSIDSGGLKRQLDSDEVIPELDQLLEKVRDKVREGLYEEAARELESGISAYEAQDLSNPPVQAYAMMARISADKGQLDKAAQWCDKALKADECDAEIYYLYGMVLMEQGDLIRAAEEVKKALYLNPDYVAAIYSLANIAYEMENNDQALKYFQSAAQLLEKIPPEQGVPDLGDMSVARLLSTINAVIESLHRNKRSDDYKQA, from the coding sequence ATGAACCATCAAATCCCGTCCTGCCAACTGGATAAACTGGGAGAAATTGTAGCTGACAGTATTGGTTTCAGATATAAACCAAGCAAACGTAAAGAACTCTTCAGGGGGATTCAGGATCTTGCCTGCCAACAGAATACGGATAATGTCCAAGAGTTTTGTTCAAACTTGACCCAGAGTTCGCTAACCCAAAGGCAACTTGAAGTATTGACCCATTACCTGACTGTGGGAGAGACTTATTTTTTCAGAGAACCCAAAAGTTTAGAAGCTTTCAAAAATGCGGCTTTACCCGAGATAAGTAAACATGGTTTAAAAAATAATAAAACTCTGAAGATATGGAGCGCTGGCTGCAGTTCCGGTGAAGAACCCTATACCATAGCCATTCTCCTGGACCAGCTTCTTTCTGATGCCCGGAAATGGCATACAAGCATTCAAGGCACGGACATCAATTGGGAGGCTCTGAATAAAGCCAGAGCAGGCATTTATACTCCATGGTCCTTTAGAAATACATCAGAAGATCTGAAGAACAGGTATTTCCAAAAAATAACCACTAAAAAATATGCCATAAATAGTCGGTTTAAACAAAATGTTTCCTTCTCCTACCTTAACCTGGCCTCAAGCAGCTATCCTTCTCTTTTGAACAATATTCACTCTATGGATATTATTTTCTGTAGAAATGTTATGATCTATTTAAAGCCTGACGTTGTGCAGAGAATATTAGAAGGGTTTTACAGATCTCTGCGCCCGGGGGGCTGGCTCATTGTGGCACCAAGTGAAACCTATTCTCTTCTTGATTCTCAATTTTCTTCAATCTCACTGGGTGGGGCCACAATTTACCGTAAAACACCTAAAAAGACTCCAGTCTTTTTTCATCAAAATGTCATCCCTGAACAAAATCTTTCAGCCCTTTCAGCATCTTGGACTCCCACGATTCTAAAAACTGAATCAGTAAACACAAAATGCAGCATAGATTCCGGGGGTTTGAAAAGACAGCTGGACTCTGATGAAGTAATACCTGAGTTGGATCAATTACTGGAAAAGGTCAGAGACAAAGTGAGGGAAGGGTTGTATGAGGAAGCTGCCCGAGAACTTGAATCAGGCATTTCTGCTTATGAGGCACAAGACCTCAGTAACCCCCCTGTTCAGGCATATGCAATGATGGCTCGTATTAGCGCGGACAAAGGGCAGCTCGACAAAGCTGCTCAGTGGTGTGACAAAGCTCTTAAGGCAGATGAGTGCGATGCTGAAATATACTACCTTTATGGGATGGTCCTAATGGAGCAGGGTGACCTGATCAGAGCGGCTGAGGAAGTAAAAAAGGCGCTCTATCTAAATCCTGATTATGTTGCGGCTATTTATTCTCTCGCTAATATAGCCTATGAAATGGAAAACAATGATCAGGCCTTGAAGTATTTTCAAAGTGCAGCCCAGTTGCTTGAAAAAATTCCTCCGGAACAGGGGGTTCCTGATCTTGGAGACATGAGCGTTGCCCGTTTGTTGTCTACCATTAATGCTGTTATTGAAAGTCTCCACAGAAATAAAAGATCAGATGATTATAAACAGGCTTAA
- a CDS encoding chemotaxis protein CheW, which yields MGNNSAFFLFTLVDRQYALELDVVERVLHAAEITPVDNAPAYVAGLINIGGEILPVIDTRHLFNLQHKELDLSDKFIIISRNKRKVVLLVDTVHDVTVLQDNAVRWPGPGNSHAYDDTALKTARVLRVSDDIVVIHDVEHLFDLQKNQDLAVALQAGDEALEEG from the coding sequence ATGGGGAATAATTCAGCATTTTTTTTATTCACACTGGTGGACAGGCAATACGCCTTAGAGCTGGATGTAGTGGAAAGGGTTCTTCATGCCGCTGAAATAACCCCGGTTGACAATGCTCCAGCTTATGTAGCCGGATTGATCAATATAGGTGGTGAAATATTGCCAGTGATTGACACACGCCATCTTTTTAATCTCCAGCATAAAGAACTGGACCTGTCTGACAAATTCATAATCATATCTCGTAATAAGAGGAAAGTCGTACTGCTTGTGGACACGGTGCATGACGTTACCGTTTTGCAGGATAATGCTGTCCGCTGGCCTGGTCCAGGAAATTCCCACGCTTATGATGACACCGCCCTGAAAACTGCCAGAGTGCTTCGAGTATCTGATGACATTGTAGTAATTCATGATGTTGAGCACCTTTTTGATCTTCAGAAAAATCAGGATTTAGCTGTTGCCCTTCAGGCAGGAGATGAAGCGCTGGAGGAAGGCTGA
- a CDS encoding NUDIX hydrolase, giving the protein MLSSDSKTLDSGLPRVAVGAIVRRNDSYLLVKRANNPNRGRWSIPGGKVLPGESLQVAVEREVLEETSIIVQAFDPIFTFDLIEHDGSNNLLYHYVIVDLVARYIRGEIMAGTDALEAVWAHEQELDKYDLNADTLRLFREVS; this is encoded by the coding sequence ATGTTAAGCTCTGATTCAAAAACTCTGGATAGTGGTCTGCCCAGGGTTGCTGTTGGTGCAATTGTCAGGCGCAATGACAGTTACTTGCTGGTCAAAAGGGCTAACAATCCCAATAGGGGCAGATGGTCGATTCCTGGAGGCAAGGTTTTGCCGGGAGAATCTCTGCAAGTGGCTGTGGAACGAGAAGTTCTGGAAGAAACTTCAATTATTGTCCAGGCTTTTGATCCCATTTTCACCTTTGATCTCATTGAGCATGACGGCAGCAATAATCTTTTGTACCATTACGTAATAGTGGATTTGGTAGCGAGGTATATAAGAGGCGAAATTATGGCTGGCACTGACGCACTGGAAGCTGTCTGGGCCCATGAACAGGAGTTGGATAAATATGACTTGAATGCTGATACTTTAAGGCTTTTCAGGGAGGTTTCTTGA
- a CDS encoding AMP-binding protein translates to MFIKENFTDYQDFIKRFRLSIPENFNFAFDVIDAKAAANPEVLAMIHIDDSGQRKEYSMGFFADQSSRLAASLRENGISKGDKVMIILYRRVEFWVTMLALHKIGAVAVPSPSLLTPGDIIYRVNFAGIKAVVCEDSITDKVNEARLECPELSVLVQAGDKKAGTGWLDYEQMVIEPGSPFHENDRPGGNDPLLIFFSSGTTGPPKMVEHTHNYPLGHWVTAAYWHDLEPGDIHLTLADTGWGKAVWGKFYGQWMADAVVFVYDFRGKFTPAGLLEILTKHKVQTFCAPPTVYRFLIREDMTKYDLSALKHCTTAGELLNESVFHSWKKITGLPIYEGYGQTETTLQIATFPFMQPKPGSIGKPAPGWNIVLLDETGNSVAVGDEGEICVALDESLPTGLFTGYLQEPEKTASVIKDGFYHTGDKAWMDEDGYLWFLGRVDDLIKSSGYRIGPFEVESALITHPAVIEAAVTGVTDEVRGQIVKATVVLAPGFEPDESLTRQLQDHVKNVTAPYKYPRIIEYVSELPKTISGKIKRAEIREKDRQAQE, encoded by the coding sequence ATGTTCATAAAAGAAAATTTCACTGATTACCAGGACTTTATAAAAAGATTCAGATTGTCCATACCTGAAAACTTCAATTTCGCCTTTGATGTAATTGATGCTAAAGCGGCAGCCAATCCTGAGGTGCTTGCCATGATTCATATTGATGATAGCGGCCAAAGAAAAGAATATTCCATGGGCTTTTTTGCAGATCAGTCTTCGCGTTTGGCAGCATCACTCCGGGAAAATGGTATATCAAAGGGTGATAAGGTCATGATTATCCTTTACCGCAGGGTAGAGTTCTGGGTTACCATGCTGGCGCTTCACAAAATTGGCGCTGTGGCAGTTCCCTCGCCTTCTTTACTCACTCCCGGGGATATCATCTACCGAGTCAACTTTGCGGGCATTAAGGCTGTAGTCTGTGAAGACAGCATTACGGACAAGGTTAATGAAGCCCGGCTTGAGTGTCCTGAACTGTCAGTTCTTGTGCAGGCTGGAGATAAGAAAGCTGGTACCGGCTGGCTTGATTATGAACAGATGGTTATAGAGCCTGGTTCGCCTTTTCATGAAAATGACCGGCCCGGAGGCAATGACCCGTTATTGATATTTTTTTCATCAGGAACTACAGGGCCTCCCAAAATGGTTGAGCATACACATAATTACCCTCTTGGGCACTGGGTGACTGCGGCTTACTGGCATGATCTTGAGCCGGGAGACATTCATCTCACCCTGGCGGACACAGGCTGGGGCAAGGCAGTCTGGGGTAAATTCTATGGACAGTGGATGGCTGATGCAGTGGTCTTTGTTTATGATTTCAGAGGCAAATTTACTCCGGCAGGTCTATTGGAGATTCTAACAAAACATAAGGTGCAAACCTTTTGTGCGCCTCCCACAGTTTATCGCTTTCTAATCAGAGAGGATATGACAAAATATGATCTTTCAGCCCTGAAACACTGTACAACAGCAGGCGAACTTTTGAATGAAAGTGTTTTTCATAGTTGGAAGAAGATAACCGGGTTGCCCATTTATGAAGGTTACGGCCAGACAGAAACTACTTTGCAAATTGCTACCTTCCCTTTTATGCAACCTAAGCCGGGATCCATTGGCAAGCCTGCTCCTGGGTGGAATATAGTGCTGCTGGATGAAACAGGCAACTCAGTTGCCGTCGGCGATGAGGGAGAGATATGTGTTGCATTGGATGAGTCATTACCAACAGGACTGTTTACTGGTTATCTTCAGGAACCTGAAAAAACTGCTTCAGTAATAAAAGATGGTTTTTATCATACAGGTGATAAAGCGTGGATGGATGAAGACGGATATTTGTGGTTTCTCGGTAGAGTGGATGACTTGATCAAAAGTTCAGGATACCGCATAGGTCCTTTTGAGGTGGAAAGCGCTCTTATTACACACCCGGCAGTCATTGAAGCTGCTGTCACCGGTGTCACAGATGAAGTAAGGGGGCAAATTGTTAAGGCAACAGTTGTTCTTGCTCCTGGTTTTGAGCCGGATGAATCTCTGACCAGGCAGTTGCAGGATCATGTCAAAAATGTTACAGCTCCCTATAAATATCCCAGGATCATCGAATATGTATCTGAGTTGCCTAAAACCATAAGTGGAAAAATCAAGCGTGCTGAAATTCGGGAGAAAGACAGGCAGGCACAGGAATAA
- a CDS encoding helix-turn-helix domain-containing protein, with translation MPESQPEAYEEIAKRLKGLREAMDLSHDEIAEQLEIDPRKVKEYESGALEIPVGYLYGMAKLCKVDLTVLVSGSEAHLQNYSVVRKGKGMSVDRRKDYNYKSLAYGFSGRRMEPFLIEVPPKEESKMNFNDHPGQEFIYVLSGRLEVRFEDRMEILEPGDSVYFASRTPHALRGLDGETSEMIVVIT, from the coding sequence ATGCCGGAATCACAACCCGAGGCTTACGAAGAAATTGCAAAGCGCCTCAAGGGATTGCGTGAAGCAATGGACCTTTCCCATGATGAAATTGCAGAACAATTGGAAATAGATCCCCGGAAAGTAAAAGAATACGAGTCTGGCGCACTGGAGATTCCAGTGGGTTATCTGTATGGTATGGCCAAACTCTGCAAGGTAGACCTGACTGTACTTGTTTCAGGATCTGAAGCCCATTTGCAAAACTATTCAGTTGTTCGCAAGGGTAAAGGAATGAGTGTTGATCGACGCAAAGACTATAACTACAAAAGCCTTGCCTATGGATTTTCAGGTCGGAGGATGGAACCTTTTCTAATTGAGGTTCCACCTAAGGAAGAGTCGAAAATGAACTTTAATGATCATCCTGGGCAGGAGTTTATTTATGTTTTAAGTGGCAGGCTTGAGGTGCGATTTGAAGATCGCATGGAAATCCTGGAGCCTGGAGACAGTGTTTACTTTGCTTCCAGAACTCCGCATGCTCTGCGTGGACTTGATGGCGAGACTTCTGAAATGATTGTTGTTATCACATGA
- the recR gene encoding recombination mediator RecR: MSKLPLPLQNLVDQLSRLPGIGPKSALRIAMTMLKWPREKTRNLGQSILELREKLCVCSKCASLADNDPCDLCSDPARDEDKLCIVAEWDSLIVMEESGFFRGKYLVLGGLLSPLDGVETNSLEFDRLRELLGAGKIKELILALGTTLEAENTGSYIKNLVDREYPYLSLTRLAQGIPLGSDLKYMDKETLRQSMLHRQNI; encoded by the coding sequence TTGAGTAAGCTGCCTTTACCGTTGCAAAATCTTGTAGACCAATTGTCTCGACTTCCTGGAATAGGACCAAAAAGTGCTCTGCGTATTGCCATGACTATGCTTAAATGGCCTCGAGAAAAAACCAGAAATCTTGGTCAGAGCATTTTGGAATTGCGTGAAAAACTTTGCGTCTGTTCCAAGTGCGCCAGTCTTGCAGACAATGATCCGTGTGATTTGTGCTCTGATCCTGCCAGGGATGAAGATAAACTTTGTATTGTAGCCGAATGGGACAGCCTTATAGTCATGGAAGAGTCAGGCTTTTTCAGGGGAAAATACTTAGTGCTTGGGGGACTTTTATCTCCCTTAGATGGAGTTGAGACCAACAGCCTTGAATTTGATCGATTAAGAGAGCTGCTTGGAGCAGGGAAGATTAAAGAACTTATCCTTGCACTTGGCACTACCTTAGAGGCTGAAAATACAGGATCGTACATAAAAAACCTGGTGGACAGGGAGTATCCTTATCTTTCCTTGACGCGCCTGGCACAAGGTATTCCTCTCGGCTCTGATCTTAAGTATATGGACAAAGAAACATTAAGGCAGTCTATGCTGCATCGTCAGAATATCTAA
- a CDS encoding YbaB/EbfC family nucleoid-associated protein, with protein MNDLVRQAQMMQKKMAKMQEELNSKVVEASAGGGMVTVKATGAQEIAEIRIEKDVVDPEDVEMLQDLLLAATNDALKRAKDMVQGEMAQLTGGMKIPGLF; from the coding sequence ATGAACGATTTGGTTAGACAGGCTCAGATGATGCAGAAAAAAATGGCCAAAATGCAGGAAGAGCTTAACAGCAAGGTAGTTGAAGCTTCTGCAGGCGGAGGTATGGTTACGGTAAAGGCTACAGGAGCTCAGGAGATAGCTGAAATCAGGATTGAAAAAGATGTAGTTGACCCGGAAGATGTGGAAATGTTGCAGGATTTGCTTTTAGCAGCTACCAATGATGCTTTGAAAAGGGCAAAAGATATGGTTCAGGGGGAGATGGCTCAGCTCACAGGCGGTATGAAAATTCCAGGTCTTTTTTAA